In one window of Chitinophagales bacterium DNA:
- a CDS encoding asparaginase, producing MAIRIFITGGTFDKEYNELNGQLFFKDTHLPEMLKLGRCRLELDVRTLMMIDSLEMTDADRELIVRQCENTEEHQIIITHGTDTMAETARVIAEHIQDKTIVLTGAMIPYKFGSSDGLFNLGSALAFVQTLPPGVYVAMNGRYFHWHNVRKNKQTGEFEELSK from the coding sequence ATGGCCATCAGAATATTCATCACAGGCGGAACATTCGATAAAGAGTACAACGAACTCAATGGACAACTCTTTTTCAAAGACACCCATCTGCCTGAAATGCTGAAGCTGGGTCGTTGCAGGTTAGAACTGGATGTGCGCACCTTGATGATGATTGATAGCCTGGAGATGACAGATGCCGACAGGGAACTTATTGTTAGGCAGTGTGAGAATACGGAGGAGCATCAGATCATCATTACACATGGTACTGATACGATGGCAGAAACAGCAAGGGTAATTGCTGAACACATTCAAGACAAGACAATTGTGCTTACAGGCGCCATGATTCCTTATAAGTTTGGTAGCTCTGATGGTTTATTCAATCTAGGCAGTGCACTTGCCTTCGTACAAACTTTGCCACCGGGCGTATATGTAGCCATGAATGGCCGCTATTTTCATTGGCACAATGTGCGCAAGAATAAGCAGACTGGCGAATTTGAAGAGTTGAGCAAGTAA